One genomic segment of Hydrogenimonas thermophila includes these proteins:
- a CDS encoding tyrosine-type recombinase/integrase, whose product MPKRNNKNIYYIYADIKFTIKNRNGYWHLDFYYNKRHRTSTELKATQENLKIIKKQIIPDIVTALGKKVDVIKDEKEWTLDEFADEFFNLKKSENREHVLKRNIGHYNKHISPHFGYRVLSTITPFEIEKWQSLLLQKYKPLTVQKFRSILFSILDKAYKNEIINKNPMEIVSAPKMQQNLEENVDPFSQKEIQKILENSYGYMKNFIKLMYASGIRPGEIVALKWEDIDFNRKVIKIYKTRLRSKKDEEVKDGDVKTFSSKREIDMLPLAQEALESQMKLTSQHTGTGYIFLNSSNKPFYSHDIIGVNFKKILKKAIIKERVLYQLRHTFASQMISKGADIVWVSKMLGHKDVSITLKIYTKFIKEDDEVRMQRIKEYGNLLKIITNK is encoded by the coding sequence ATGCCTAAAAGAAATAATAAAAATATTTATTACATATATGCTGATATTAAGTTTACTATAAAAAATAGAAACGGTTATTGGCATTTAGATTTTTATTACAATAAGCGTCATAGAACATCTACAGAGCTAAAAGCAACCCAAGAAAATCTAAAGATCATCAAAAAACAAATTATTCCAGATATTGTAACTGCACTTGGTAAAAAAGTCGATGTAATAAAAGATGAGAAAGAATGGACGTTAGATGAATTTGCAGATGAATTTTTCAATTTAAAAAAATCAGAAAACAGAGAACATGTTTTGAAAAGAAACATTGGACACTATAACAAACATATTTCACCTCATTTTGGTTATAGGGTTTTAAGTACAATTACTCCGTTCGAAATAGAAAAATGGCAAAGTTTGCTTTTACAGAAATATAAACCTTTAACTGTTCAAAAATTTAGGTCAATTCTTTTCTCAATTTTAGACAAAGCATATAAAAATGAAATAATAAATAAAAATCCAATGGAAATAGTATCTGCACCTAAAATGCAGCAAAATTTAGAAGAAAATGTTGATCCATTCTCCCAAAAAGAGATACAAAAAATACTTGAAAATAGTTATGGGTATATGAAAAACTTCATTAAACTTATGTATGCAAGTGGCATAAGGCCAGGTGAGATAGTTGCTTTAAAGTGGGAAGATATTGATTTTAATAGAAAGGTTATCAAGATTTATAAAACTAGACTAAGAAGTAAAAAAGATGAGGAAGTAAAAGATGGAGATGTTAAAACTTTCTCCAGCAAAAGAGAAATTGATATGTTGCCATTAGCTCAAGAAGCACTAGAAAGCCAGATGAAGTTAACTAGTCAGCATACTGGAACTGGATATATTTTTTTAAATTCATCTAATAAACCTTTTTATTCGCATGATATAATTGGAGTTAATTTTAAAAAGATTTTAAAAAAGGCTATAATTAAAGAGAGAGTTCTTTATCAGTTACGTCATACATTTGCATCTCAAATGATATCAAAAGGAGCAGATATTGTTTGGGTTTCAAAAATGTTAGGACATAAAGATGTTTCTATTACTTTGAAAATTTACACTAAATTCATAAAAGAAGATGATGAAGTTAGAATGCAAAGAATTAAAGAGTATGGGAATCTTTTAAAAATTATTACGAATAAGTAA
- a CDS encoding Abi family protein, with protein sequence MDRFNFSKIESFFSKERLNTYQRILRTTNTHLILKHYIWNINLSKSLYISLQNLEVSLRNSIHNNLSKYYAKKIDDYNALRKSIDHNFTLVKHDAWFDLPGLLEEREIYKIKQTTSNLLKHYKEITTGKIVAELNFGFWSRLFASDYEIKIWHRCIKEIFPNMPRSIRTRKILSKRMNKFRKLRNRIFHHEPIFHIENLLEVHNEIIETIGWINKDVQKFTLFFDDFKAIYSYGKDLIELRLMNRDFTYHKFIEIIINEEQQNNINLKVSNKEINITVKNT encoded by the coding sequence ATGGATAGATTTAATTTTTCAAAGATAGAATCTTTTTTTTCAAAAGAAAGATTAAATACGTATCAGAGAATTTTAAGAACTACTAATACACATTTAATTCTTAAACATTATATTTGGAATATAAATTTATCAAAAAGTTTATATATTTCTCTTCAAAACCTAGAAGTTTCTTTAAGAAATAGCATTCATAATAATTTATCAAAATATTATGCTAAAAAAATTGATGACTATAATGCTTTAAGAAAATCAATTGATCATAATTTTACACTAGTTAAGCATGATGCATGGTTTGATTTACCTGGATTATTAGAAGAAAGAGAAATATATAAAATAAAACAAACAACTTCTAATTTATTAAAACACTATAAAGAAATAACAACAGGTAAAATAGTTGCAGAATTAAATTTTGGATTTTGGTCAAGACTTTTTGCCAGTGATTATGAAATTAAAATTTGGCATAGATGTATTAAGGAAATCTTTCCAAATATGCCACGTTCTATAAGAACAAGAAAAATTCTTTCTAAGCGTATGAATAAATTTAGAAAGCTTAGAAATAGAATTTTTCATCATGAACCTATATTTCATATTGAAAATTTATTGGAAGTTCATAATGAAATCATTGAAACTATTGGTTGGATAAATAAAGATGTACAAAAATTTACACTTTTTTTTGATGATTTTAAAGCAATATATTCATACGGTAAAGATTTAATAGAACTTAGACTAATGAATAGAGATTTTACTTATCATAAATTCATTGAGATAATTATAAATGAAGAGCAACAAAATAATATTAATCTTAAGGTATCTAATAAAGAAATAAATATAACTGTGAAAAATACTTAA
- a CDS encoding uracil-DNA glycosylase — protein sequence MNRLYNALQLKRLYQLKNLGIKYVPLVEKRIATGTSLPNSFKTLEQIVLQCHLCPLSKTRTKTVFGEGDTNAALMFVGEGPGAQEDITGRPFVGRAGELLTKMIENAIEIPRSKTYIANIVKCRPPNNRVPTPDEAYTCIPYLQKQIELVSPSIIVALGSTAYHYLTGDKSGISKVRGETIDMGNYILIPTYHPSYLLRNPSAKKEVYQDLLKIKRLLCENC from the coding sequence CGTCTTTACAATGCTTTACAGCTCAAACGTCTATACCAATTAAAAAATCTTGGAATAAAGTATGTTCCCTTAGTAGAGAAGAGAATTGCAACAGGAACATCTCTTCCAAACAGTTTTAAAACATTGGAACAAATTGTTTTACAGTGTCATCTTTGCCCATTAAGCAAAACAAGAACAAAAACTGTTTTTGGAGAGGGAGATACAAATGCCGCTTTAATGTTTGTAGGAGAAGGACCTGGTGCACAAGAAGATATAACAGGAAGACCATTTGTTGGACGTGCAGGTGAACTACTAACAAAAATGATAGAAAATGCTATAGAGATTCCTCGTTCAAAAACCTATATAGCAAATATTGTAAAATGCAGACCACCAAACAATAGAGTACCAACACCTGATGAAGCATATACTTGTATTCCATATTTACAAAAACAGATAGAATTGGTATCACCATCTATTATTGTAGCTTTAGGTAGTACAGCATATCACTATTTAACCGGAGACAAAAGTGGCATCAGCAAAGTTCGTGGTGAAACGATTGATATGGGAAACTACATACTGATTCCAACGTATCATCCAAGCTATCTTTTAAGAAATCCTTCTGCAAAAAAAGAAGTTTATCAAGATCTACTTAAAATAAAGAGGTTATTATGCGAAAATTGTTAA
- a CDS encoding YbgC/FadM family acyl-CoA thioesterase has product MKIRVYYEDTDAAGIVYYANYLKFCERARSELFFSNGLTPQSEKGYFVVKSIEANYIQPAMLGDTVIVETEMIEKKAASIVLIQQVKRDETLLFEMKIRLAYLQDGKPAKIPLQINELISLWQKQ; this is encoded by the coding sequence GTGAAGATTAGAGTCTATTATGAAGATACAGATGCTGCAGGTATTGTTTATTATGCCAATTATTTAAAGTTTTGTGAACGAGCTCGCAGCGAACTCTTTTTTTCTAATGGATTGACACCTCAAAGTGAAAAAGGTTATTTTGTTGTTAAGTCAATAGAGGCTAATTATATACAGCCTGCAATGCTTGGTGATACTGTAATAGTTGAAACAGAGATGATAGAGAAAAAGGCTGCTTCAATTGTACTGATTCAGCAAGTAAAGAGAGATGAGACACTACTGTTTGAAATGAAAATTCGTCTTGCCTATCTTCAAGATGGCAAGCCGGCAAAAATCCCTCTTCAAATTAATGAGTTAATCTCTTTATGGCAAAAACAATAA